A single Phaenicophaeus curvirostris isolate KB17595 chromosome 26, BPBGC_Pcur_1.0, whole genome shotgun sequence DNA region contains:
- the GJC1 gene encoding gap junction gamma-1 protein, producing MSWSFLTRLLEEIHNHSTFVGKIWLSVLIVFRIVLTAVGGESIYYDEQSKFVCNTEQPGCENVCYDAFAPLSHVRFWVFQIILVATPSVMYLGYAIHKIARMVEHSEADRRIRSKSFSMRWKQHRGLEETEEDHEEDPMMYPEIELESERENKEQPAPAKAKHDGRRRIREDGLMKIYVLQLLARTTFEIGFLVGQYFLYGFAVSPVFVCSRKPCPHKIDCFISRPTEKTIFLLIMYGVSCMCLLLNVWEMLHLGFGTIRDTLNNKRKELEDSGTYNYPFTWNTPSAPPGYNIAVKPEQMQYTELSNAKMAYRQNKANIAQEQQYGSNEENIPADLENLQREIKVAQERLDLAIQAYNNQNNPSSSREKKPKAGSNKSSASSKSGDGKNSVWI from the coding sequence ATGAGTTGGAGTTTCCTGACCCGTCTGTTAGAGGAGATCCACAACCACTCAACCTTTGTTGGCAAAATCTGGCTGTCCGTGTTGATAGTGTTTCGGATCGTCCTGACGGCCGTGGGAGGAGAATCCATTTACTATGATGAACAGAGCAAGTTTGTTTGCAACACGGAGCAGCCCGGCTGCGAGAATGTTTGTTACGATGCTTTCGCTCCTCTCTCGCATGTGAGGTTTTGGGTCTTTCAGATCATTCTTGTCGCCACTCCGTCTGTGATGTATTTAGGCTACGCAATCCATAAGATCGCCCGGATGGTGGAACACAGCGAAGCCGACAGGAGAATCCGAAGCAAAAGCTTTTCCATGCGCTGGAAACAACACCGTGGcttggaggagactgaggaggaCCACGAGGAAGACCCGATGATGTACCCAGAAATAGAGTTGGAAAGCGAACGGGAGAATAAGGAGCAGCCGGCCCCGGCCAAAGCTAAGCACGATGGCAGGCGGCGAATCCGTGAGGATGGGCTGATGAAGATTTacgtgctgcagctcctggcgAGGACTACGTTTGAAATCGGCTTTCTGGTAGGTCAGTATTTTCTGTACGGCTTTGCGGTCAGCCCCGTTTTCGTGTGCAGCAGGAAGCCGTGCCCGCACAAGATAGATTGTTTCATCTCACGGCCAACCGAAAAGACCATTTTCCTGCTGATAATGTACGGGGTGAGCTGCATGTGTTTGCTGTTGAATGTCTGGGAGATGCTTCATTTGGGATTTGGCACAATTCGGGACACGTTGAACAACAAGAGAAAAGAGCTGGAAGACTCCGGTACCTATAACTACCCTTTCACTTGGAACACGCcatctgctcctcctggctATAACATCGCGGTCAAGCCAGAGCAAATGCAATATACGGAACTCTCCAACGCCAAAATGGCCTACAGACAGAACAAAGCCAACATCGCTCAGGAACAGCAGTACGGAAGCAACGAAGAGAACATTCCAGCCGACCTGGAAAATCTGCAGAGGGAAATTAAAGTGGCTCAGGAGCGCCTGGACCTCGCGATCCAGGCTTACAACAACCAAAACAATCCCAGCAGTTCCAGAGAGAAGAAACCCAAAGCAGGCTCAAACAAAAGCAGTGCCAGTAGCAAGTCAGGCGACGGGAAGAACTCCGTCTGGATTTAA